One genomic region from Haloterrigena gelatinilytica encodes:
- a CDS encoding SDR family oxidoreductase has protein sequence MALDRPDLSGKTAFITGTTRGIGKAIALALAERGCNIVSTGKTSEADDDYAESDLEGTIERTAREVRERGVEALPIQLDVRDEAAVEAAAERAIDEFGTVEIVVNNASAIQFAAVAELPAKRFDLLTDVNVRGTYLVSRAFADHLREADDSWLLANAPPVTIDRAPELAPYAWSKLGMTFLTLSMASELAADDVGCNAFWPVTAIDTRATRHFGMGTEDDWRSPDIVADAVLEILSRDPASFTGNAVYDEELLREAGLEDFSRYNLTEGDPEPGSVQLFDPDYQRPA, from the coding sequence ATGGCTCTCGATCGACCCGATCTCTCCGGCAAGACGGCGTTCATCACGGGCACGACCCGCGGTATCGGCAAGGCGATCGCGCTCGCGCTGGCCGAGCGCGGCTGCAATATCGTCTCGACCGGCAAAACGAGCGAGGCGGACGACGACTACGCGGAGAGCGACCTCGAGGGGACGATCGAACGGACGGCCCGCGAGGTCCGGGAGCGCGGCGTCGAGGCGCTGCCGATCCAGTTGGACGTCCGCGACGAGGCGGCCGTCGAGGCGGCCGCGGAGCGGGCCATCGACGAGTTCGGAACCGTCGAGATCGTCGTCAACAACGCGAGCGCGATTCAGTTCGCGGCCGTCGCGGAACTCCCGGCGAAGCGGTTCGACCTCCTGACCGACGTCAACGTGCGCGGGACGTACCTCGTCTCGCGGGCGTTCGCGGACCACCTCCGCGAGGCCGACGACTCGTGGCTGCTCGCGAACGCGCCGCCGGTGACGATCGATCGCGCGCCGGAGCTGGCGCCCTACGCGTGGTCGAAGCTCGGCATGACCTTCCTCACGCTCTCGATGGCGAGCGAACTCGCGGCCGACGACGTCGGCTGTAACGCCTTCTGGCCCGTCACGGCGATCGATACGCGCGCGACCCGACACTTCGGGATGGGGACCGAAGACGACTGGCGCAGTCCGGATATCGTCGCCGATGCGGTCCTCGAGATCCTCTCCCGGGATCCCGCGTCGTTCACCGGGAACGCGGTCTACGACGAGGAACTATTGCGCGAGGCAGGGCTCGAGGACTTCTCGCGGTACAACCTCACCGAGGGCGACCCGGAGCCCGGTTCGGTGCAGTTGTTCGATCCGGACTATCAGCGACCGGCGTGA
- a CDS encoding universal stress protein, with translation MYRVLMPVDTNESRAIAQAEYVASLPDAAESVAASILFVFTDESEDLPEEIERYKSASRVASVRRARERLEAAGVDVTVLEGSGEIEADDVLEAADERDADAIVLGGRKRSPVGKAVFGSLTQSVILTSDRPVVVTGGQREE, from the coding sequence ATGTACCGCGTTCTGATGCCCGTCGACACGAACGAGAGCCGAGCGATCGCGCAGGCCGAGTACGTCGCGTCGCTCCCCGACGCCGCCGAGTCCGTCGCGGCCTCGATCCTGTTCGTCTTCACGGACGAGAGCGAGGACCTCCCGGAGGAGATCGAACGCTACAAGTCCGCTTCGCGGGTCGCGTCCGTCCGGCGCGCGCGAGAGCGTCTCGAGGCGGCCGGCGTCGACGTCACCGTCCTCGAGGGCAGCGGCGAGATCGAAGCGGACGACGTCCTCGAGGCGGCCGACGAGCGCGACGCCGACGCCATCGTCCTCGGCGGCCGGAAGCGATCGCCCGTTGGAAAGGCCGTATTCGGGAGCCTCACCCAGTCGGTGATCCTGACCAGCGACCGCCCGGTCGTCGTCACCGGCGGCCAGCGGGAGGAGTGA